A genomic window from Bacillus sp. BGMRC 2118 includes:
- a CDS encoding histidinol-phosphate transaminase → MTMKIKTRTEVESISPYVLGKRLSEIQAEFGLESIRKLSENENIYGCSQKVRNYLVELAESLHLYPDGAVTDLAAAVSEQLQVNKNQLVFGNGSDEVIRLIAKAYLNPGDEAVMADKTFPRYRSNVYLEGGKPVLVPLINGVHDLKGMLKAITEETKMVFVCNPNNPTGTIVGKEELRSFIEQIPSHILVIIDEAYYEYVTTDDYLQTIPLLSKFSNLIILRTFSKIYGLASLRVGYGVMNEEIATQLTKVKDVFNVNQVAQRAAEISIQDVSHVQTCKQKNQMEKVFLVEELEKLGLFYFPSEANFMMIDCSITGDEIAHELLRNGIVVRSGSLLGYPTMIRYTIGNREDNQKFILVLQQMVRQGDFK, encoded by the coding sequence ATGACGATGAAAATCAAAACGAGAACCGAAGTAGAATCGATTTCACCATATGTTCTTGGAAAGCGTTTAAGTGAAATACAAGCAGAATTCGGTTTGGAAAGCATTCGTAAACTTTCTGAGAATGAAAACATATACGGGTGCTCGCAAAAGGTGAGGAACTACTTAGTAGAATTAGCGGAGAGTCTTCATTTATATCCAGATGGAGCTGTGACGGATTTAGCAGCTGCAGTTAGTGAACAACTTCAAGTAAACAAAAATCAGCTTGTTTTCGGTAATGGCTCAGACGAAGTAATTAGGCTCATTGCAAAAGCTTACCTTAATCCTGGTGATGAAGCTGTAATGGCTGACAAGACATTTCCGCGATATCGGTCAAATGTTTATTTGGAAGGAGGGAAGCCGGTTCTCGTTCCACTAATAAATGGAGTTCATGACCTAAAAGGAATGTTAAAGGCCATTACGGAAGAGACGAAAATGGTCTTTGTATGCAATCCTAATAACCCTACTGGAACAATTGTTGGAAAAGAAGAATTACGATCCTTTATAGAACAAATACCATCCCACATTTTAGTGATTATAGATGAAGCTTATTATGAATATGTTACGACTGATGATTATTTACAAACAATACCACTCTTAAGTAAGTTCTCAAATCTAATTATTTTACGAACTTTCTCAAAGATATATGGTCTAGCGAGTTTACGTGTCGGCTATGGTGTAATGAATGAAGAGATTGCCACTCAACTGACGAAAGTAAAAGATGTGTTTAATGTCAATCAAGTTGCACAACGTGCAGCAGAAATTTCCATACAAGACGTCTCTCACGTTCAAACGTGTAAACAGAAAAATCAAATGGAGAAAGTATTCCTTGTAGAAGAGCTAGAGAAACTTGGTCTTTTTTATTTCCCTTCAGAAGCGAATTTTATGATGATTGATTGCTCTATTACCGGAGATGAAATAGCTCATGAATTACTTCGAAATGGTATTGTGGTTCGTTCTGGTAGTTTACTGGGATATCCAACTATGATTCGCTATACAATCGGCAATAGAGAAGATAATCAAAAGTTTATTTTAGTACTCCAACAAATGGTTAGACAGGGGGATTTCAAATAG
- a CDS encoding flavin reductase family protein, whose product MDIAPHTLPWQDAYKLLVGSIVPRPIAFVSTMDEHGNSNLAPFSFFTAICADPLLICFSPMRRGSTGDKKDTLLNIEHTKEFVINIVSDAIAQKMNETAPEFEARIDEFEVSGLTKERSESVRPYRVKECKVHLECVLHDVLHFGEHAGSGSLVIGKVQHVHIDDELYYDGKINTEKLNPIGRLTGNLYTRPMSDTFEIVRKR is encoded by the coding sequence ATGGATATTGCACCTCATACGTTACCTTGGCAAGATGCATATAAATTACTAGTAGGTTCAATCGTTCCGAGACCGATTGCTTTTGTATCAACAATGGACGAACATGGAAATTCCAATCTTGCACCATTTAGCTTTTTTACAGCTATTTGTGCGGATCCTCTATTAATCTGCTTTTCTCCAATGAGGAGAGGGAGTACCGGTGATAAAAAGGATACACTTCTCAATATTGAGCATACGAAGGAGTTTGTGATTAATATTGTAAGTGACGCAATTGCACAAAAGATGAATGAAACAGCACCGGAATTTGAAGCGAGAATTGATGAGTTCGAGGTCTCCGGATTGACGAAGGAACGCAGTGAGTCAGTACGACCATACCGTGTAAAGGAATGTAAGGTCCATTTGGAATGTGTCCTTCATGATGTCCTTCACTTTGGTGAACATGCAGGAAGTGGGAGTCTAGTAATCGGTAAGGTGCAACATGTTCATATTGATGATGAATTGTACTATGACGGAAAAATAAATACGGAGAAGCTCAATCCAATAGGTAGATTAACAGGAAACCTATACACGAGACCTATGTCTGACACATTTGAAATTGTGAGAAAAAGGTGA
- the hppD gene encoding 4-hydroxyphenylpyruvate dioxygenase has protein sequence MSEKTLNAQTEVEDFFPVTDVDYLEIYSGNAKQACHFFCTAYGFKPVAYSGLETGNRETVSYVLQQRRVRLVVTGSLTESSRVASFIKKHGDGVKDVALTVADVEKAYSEAVSRGAIEIMPPIELTDEHGTIKKAIIGTYGDTIHTLIERKNYKGLFMPGFVPADFALQAEDAGIIGVDHVVGNVERMDEWVSYYEKVMGFKELKHFSDKDITTEYSALMSKVMHNGGRIKFPINEPAEGKRKSQIEEYLEFYNGPGVQHIAILTEDIVKTVGVLKKNGVEFLSTPDSYYEMLSERVGQIDEEIEKIRELNILVDRDDEGYLLQIFTKPIVDRPTLFIEIIQRKGARGFGEGNFKALFESIEREQEKRGNL, from the coding sequence ATGTCAGAAAAAACGTTAAATGCACAAACAGAAGTGGAAGATTTCTTTCCAGTAACAGATGTAGATTATTTAGAGATTTATAGTGGAAATGCAAAGCAAGCATGTCATTTCTTTTGTACAGCTTATGGGTTTAAGCCTGTTGCTTATTCCGGTTTAGAAACAGGAAATAGAGAAACTGTTTCCTACGTGTTGCAACAGCGCAGAGTACGATTAGTTGTAACTGGATCATTAACTGAGAGTAGTAGGGTTGCTTCTTTTATTAAGAAACATGGTGATGGGGTAAAGGACGTAGCGTTAACTGTGGCTGATGTTGAAAAGGCTTACAGTGAAGCAGTATCAAGAGGGGCAATAGAGATTATGCCACCAATTGAATTAACAGACGAACACGGGACGATTAAAAAGGCAATTATCGGTACATACGGTGATACAATCCATACACTGATTGAACGTAAAAACTATAAAGGATTATTTATGCCAGGTTTTGTACCAGCTGACTTCGCTTTGCAGGCAGAGGATGCTGGTATCATCGGTGTTGACCATGTAGTTGGAAACGTTGAAAGAATGGATGAGTGGGTTTCATATTATGAAAAGGTAATGGGCTTTAAAGAATTAAAGCACTTCTCTGATAAAGATATTACAACAGAATACTCTGCACTAATGTCTAAAGTAATGCATAATGGCGGTAGAATTAAATTTCCAATTAATGAGCCGGCAGAAGGAAAGAGAAAATCGCAAATTGAAGAATATTTAGAGTTTTATAACGGGCCAGGAGTTCAGCATATCGCCATCCTAACTGAGGATATTGTCAAAACAGTAGGCGTACTGAAGAAGAATGGTGTCGAATTCCTAAGCACTCCAGATTCTTACTATGAAATGCTTTCAGAACGCGTTGGACAGATAGATGAAGAAATTGAAAAAATTCGCGAATTGAATATACTTGTTGACCGTGATGATGAAGGGTATTTATTGCAAATTTTTACAAAGCCTATCGTAGACAGACCAACGCTATTCATTGAGATTATACAGCGTAAAGGTGCAAGAGGATTTGGTGAAGGGAACTTCAAGGCTCTCTTTGAATCTATTGAACGTGAACAAGAAAAACGTGGAAATTTATAA
- a CDS encoding alpha-ketoacid dehydrogenase subunit beta yields the protein MQTAVKTKTLTMVQAITDAMRIMLKEQENVVLLGEDIGRNGGVFRATDGLQEEFGDVRVLDTPLSEAGFVGAAIGVAVCGFRPVVEIQFLGFIYPAYEQIMTHASRLRSRTMGHYTVPMVIRAPYGAGVRAPEIHSDSTEALFTHMPGMKVVCPSNPYDAKGLLIAAIEDPDPVLFLEPMRSYRAFKEEVPDGKYVIEIGKGNRLMDGEDVSVFAWGAMIPLVMKAAEEMKKNGVHCDVIDLRSLYPLDRELITNSVQKTGRTVIVHEGHSTSGVGNDILQIINDYSFLYQKAPAEKVTGFDTPVPYFGFEDDYLPTTKRVMEAIEKVMKF from the coding sequence ATGCAAACAGCCGTTAAAACAAAAACATTAACAATGGTTCAAGCTATTACAGATGCGATGCGAATAATGCTGAAGGAACAAGAAAATGTTGTTTTACTAGGAGAAGACATCGGTAGAAACGGAGGTGTTTTCAGAGCTACAGATGGGCTGCAAGAAGAATTTGGTGACGTTCGGGTTCTAGATACACCTTTAAGTGAAGCTGGATTTGTTGGTGCTGCAATCGGAGTGGCTGTTTGTGGTTTTCGTCCAGTGGTAGAGATACAATTTCTTGGTTTCATTTACCCTGCTTATGAGCAAATTATGACACACGCCTCAAGACTTCGGTCTAGAACAATGGGACATTATACGGTTCCAATGGTCATACGTGCTCCATACGGGGCTGGTGTACGCGCACCGGAAATTCACTCGGATAGTACGGAAGCATTGTTTACACATATGCCGGGGATGAAAGTTGTTTGTCCTTCTAATCCATATGATGCAAAAGGTTTATTAATTGCAGCAATTGAAGATCCTGATCCTGTGCTATTCCTTGAACCAATGCGTTCTTACCGTGCGTTTAAAGAGGAAGTACCAGATGGAAAGTATGTAATTGAAATAGGAAAAGGTAACCGTTTGATGGATGGGGAGGATGTATCTGTTTTTGCTTGGGGTGCAATGATTCCGCTTGTAATGAAGGCAGCAGAAGAAATGAAAAAGAATGGAGTTCATTGCGATGTAATTGACCTGCGTTCTTTATATCCACTAGACCGGGAGCTCATAACGAATTCTGTTCAAAAAACAGGAAGAACAGTGATTGTGCATGAAGGACATTCGACAAGTGGAGTTGGAAACGATATTTTACAAATTATTAATGATTATTCGTTTCTGTATCAAAAAGCACCAGCTGAAAAGGTAACTGGATTTGATACACCTGTTCCCTATTTTGGTTTTGAGGATGATTATTTACCGACAACAAAAAGGGTCATGGAGGCCATTGAAAAGGTAATGAAGTTTTAG
- the pdhA gene encoding pyruvate dehydrogenase (acetyl-transferring) E1 component subunit alpha, whose product MENQFPIKTIVNEQGNIVDHNYKTKITRELVYKFYEQMVRIRVFDRKCVSLQRQGRIGTYAPFEGQEASQVGSAIALNSGDWLFPSYRDHGATMTFGHSLVNILLFWNGRNEGCVPPSGKKIFPPGIPIATQLPHAVGAAYAESLKGTKNAAIVYFGDGATSEGDFHEALNMGSVLNAPVVFFNQNNGYAISVPLHKQMKTKTIAQKALAYDMEGIRIDGNDVFSVYFETLRSLEKARNGEGPTLIESVTWRYGAHTTADDPTKYRDQSESANRRETTDPLLRVERLMKNNGWFDEEWMTNLDNKMSTEIDEAIQEMEQFPKANPEDIFDYVFERPTWSIIEQKEALLNHKRGETHANSR is encoded by the coding sequence ATGGAAAATCAATTTCCAATTAAAACGATCGTTAATGAGCAAGGAAATATTGTAGATCACAACTATAAAACTAAAATTACGAGAGAACTAGTATACAAGTTTTATGAACAAATGGTCCGAATACGAGTATTTGATCGTAAATGTGTCAGTTTACAACGACAAGGACGAATTGGTACGTATGCTCCATTTGAAGGGCAGGAAGCCTCTCAAGTTGGAAGTGCTATTGCGTTAAATAGTGGTGATTGGTTATTTCCTTCCTATCGGGACCATGGTGCTACTATGACGTTCGGTCATTCGTTAGTAAACATTCTATTATTCTGGAACGGACGTAATGAAGGGTGTGTACCACCATCAGGTAAAAAGATTTTTCCGCCGGGTATACCGATCGCAACACAATTGCCACATGCAGTTGGGGCAGCTTATGCCGAATCACTGAAAGGGACGAAGAATGCCGCCATTGTATATTTTGGGGACGGAGCAACGTCAGAAGGTGATTTCCATGAAGCGTTAAATATGGGGAGTGTATTGAATGCTCCAGTTGTCTTCTTCAATCAAAATAATGGGTATGCCATTTCTGTCCCATTGCATAAGCAAATGAAAACGAAAACCATTGCCCAAAAAGCATTAGCATATGATATGGAAGGTATTCGAATAGATGGGAATGATGTATTTTCGGTCTACTTTGAGACACTACGTTCACTTGAAAAGGCTAGAAATGGAGAAGGTCCTACCTTAATAGAGTCTGTTACCTGGCGTTATGGTGCCCACACAACAGCTGACGATCCAACGAAATACCGTGATCAATCCGAGAGCGCTAATAGAAGAGAAACAACAGATCCTCTTCTAAGAGTGGAGAGGTTAATGAAGAATAACGGATGGTTTGATGAAGAGTGGATGACCAATCTTGATAATAAGATGTCAACTGAAATAGATGAAGCAATCCAAGAAATGGAGCAATTTCCAAAAGCAAATCCAGAGGATATATTCGATTATGTTTTCGAACGTCCAACCTGGTCCATTATTGAACAAAAAGAAGCCTTACTCAACCATAAGAGAGGTGAAACACATGCAAACAGCCGTTAA
- a CDS encoding thioesterase — MKQGLRVGSKELMEIVVTPDMFAQFGGDVVHPVYSTVTMVYHMEWVSRLIILPYLEENEEGMGGAVTVKHVSPSPEGAVLTISAIVTELKGSVIVTETQVMQGDRTIGVGEVRQVIVPKDKIRELSK, encoded by the coding sequence ATGAAACAAGGCTTAAGAGTGGGATCAAAAGAATTGATGGAAATAGTTGTCACACCTGATATGTTTGCTCAATTTGGTGGTGACGTTGTTCACCCGGTGTATTCAACTGTAACAATGGTGTATCACATGGAATGGGTGTCACGTTTAATAATTCTTCCGTATTTAGAAGAAAATGAGGAAGGAATGGGTGGAGCAGTAACCGTAAAGCATGTATCTCCTTCTCCAGAGGGAGCTGTTTTAACCATTTCAGCTATTGTAACGGAGCTAAAGGGTTCTGTCATTGTTACAGAAACACAGGTGATGCAAGGTGACCGGACAATAGGTGTAGGTGAAGTGAGACAAGTAATTGTACCTAAGGACAAGATAAGAGAATTAAGTAAATAA
- a CDS encoding Glu/Leu/Phe/Val dehydrogenase — MDMFQRINEHQQVVFCNDEQSGLKAIIAIHNTTLGPALGGCRMQPYKTVDDALEDVLRLSKGMTYKCAAADVDFGGGKAVIIGDPLKDKSPELFRAFGQFVEGLNGRFYTGTDMGTEPEDFVHALKETNCIVGVEEVYGGSGDSSAPTALGVIYGLQATNKAVFGTEDLYGKSYAIQGLGKVGFKVAERLMEEGADLYVTDIHQHAIDDLLTKSKQLGTLVKVVSSQEIYQTNADVFVPCAIGGIINDETISMLNVKAVVGSANNQLLQLHHGQMLQDKGILYAPDYIVNAGGLIQVADELYEPNKERVLRKTKAIYNSLLDIYKQADMESITTVEAANRFCEDRIKARTKRNSFFSHSKRPKWNVRY, encoded by the coding sequence ATGGATATGTTTCAACGAATCAATGAACACCAGCAAGTTGTTTTTTGTAATGATGAACAAAGTGGATTAAAAGCAATTATTGCGATACATAATACAACGTTAGGTCCTGCATTAGGTGGATGTCGGATGCAACCTTATAAAACAGTTGATGACGCACTTGAAGATGTTCTTCGATTATCAAAGGGAATGACATACAAATGTGCTGCAGCTGACGTCGACTTTGGTGGAGGGAAGGCCGTTATTATTGGAGACCCACTTAAGGATAAATCACCAGAATTGTTCCGTGCTTTCGGTCAATTTGTTGAAGGATTAAACGGACGTTTTTACACAGGAACAGATATGGGTACAGAGCCTGAAGATTTTGTTCATGCATTAAAGGAAACAAATTGTATTGTCGGAGTTGAGGAAGTATATGGTGGTAGCGGTGATTCATCTGCTCCTACTGCATTAGGGGTGATCTACGGCCTACAAGCTACAAATAAGGCTGTTTTTGGAACTGAAGACTTATATGGTAAAAGCTACGCCATTCAAGGTCTAGGTAAAGTTGGTTTTAAAGTAGCTGAACGTTTGATGGAAGAAGGGGCAGATCTTTATGTAACCGATATCCATCAACATGCGATTGATGACCTTTTGACTAAGTCAAAGCAACTGGGGACATTAGTTAAGGTTGTTAGCAGTCAAGAAATCTACCAAACCAATGCAGATGTTTTTGTCCCGTGTGCTATTGGCGGAATAATCAATGATGAAACGATTTCAATGTTAAATGTGAAGGCTGTAGTTGGTTCAGCGAATAACCAATTGCTTCAGTTACATCACGGGCAAATGTTACAAGATAAAGGTATCTTATATGCACCTGACTATATTGTAAATGCAGGTGGACTCATCCAAGTGGCAGATGAGCTTTATGAACCAAATAAAGAAAGAGTACTAAGGAAAACGAAAGCAATCTACAATTCATTACTTGATATATACAAGCAAGCTGATATGGAATCTATCACAACTGTTGAAGCAGCAAATCGCTTCTGTGAAGATCGTATAAAAGCACGTACGAAACGTAATAGCTTCTTCTCTCACTCAAAACGCCCAAAATGGAATGTAAGGTATTAA
- a CDS encoding ABC transporter ATP-binding protein → MLQLNNINKIFNEGTPDEKIALDQINLTLNKGDFVTIIGSNGAGKSTLMNIVSGVLTPDTGNVMIDNKTVTVLSENKRAKYIGRVFQDPMAGTAPSMTIEENLAMAYSRNKKRTLKPGVTKKRKDYFKEVLESLHLGLENRLSAKVGLLSGGERQALSLLMATFTEPSILLLDEHTAALDPSRAELITNLTKEIVEKYGLTTMMVTHNMQQAIDLGNRLIMMDKGQIILQVNEANKKNLTVPQLLQEFQQIRGTTMASDRALLS, encoded by the coding sequence ATGCTCCAGCTAAATAATATTAACAAAATTTTCAATGAGGGTACCCCTGATGAAAAAATCGCTTTAGACCAAATCAATCTTACACTGAATAAGGGTGATTTCGTTACAATTATTGGAAGTAATGGTGCGGGTAAATCAACGTTAATGAACATTGTATCTGGTGTTTTAACTCCAGATACGGGGAACGTAATGATTGATAATAAAACTGTTACTGTATTATCAGAAAATAAGCGGGCGAAATATATCGGACGTGTATTTCAAGACCCGATGGCAGGTACAGCTCCGAGTATGACAATTGAAGAAAACTTAGCCATGGCTTATTCACGAAATAAAAAAAGAACGCTTAAGCCTGGTGTGACAAAGAAGCGTAAAGACTACTTTAAAGAAGTACTTGAAAGCCTTCATCTGGGACTTGAAAATCGTCTCAGTGCAAAGGTCGGTCTTCTTTCGGGAGGAGAACGACAAGCTTTATCACTTCTAATGGCCACTTTTACAGAGCCCTCTATCCTTTTGTTAGATGAACATACTGCTGCACTTGATCCATCACGAGCAGAGTTAATCACAAATCTGACAAAAGAAATTGTCGAGAAGTATGGATTAACGACAATGATGGTCACTCATAACATGCAACAAGCAATTGATCTAGGAAATCGGTTAATCATGATGGACAAAGGACAAATCATTTTACAAGTAAATGAGGCGAATAAGAAAAACTTAACGGTTCCACAATTGCTACAAGAATTCCAGCAAATTCGTGGAACGACAATGGCGAGTGATCGTGCACTATTGTCGTAG
- a CDS encoding 2-oxo acid dehydrogenase subunit E2 — translation MVEVKLHDIGEGMTEADITHFFVKVGDVVKADEPVVEVQTDKMVAEIPAPKSGIVKEIVVGTGETIAVGTTVMIIEDENTTIVQTYKETPRNLQASNTKSKRVLASPYTRKIARENGVNIDLVIGTGPGGRITDEDVYMQIKAESKVQSIVVPAEKSESKDSQQTTSSTIPFRGRRKQIGNKMQQSLVTIPHCTHFEEVDVTELIHIREQLKEEDIRISANAFFLKALSLSLKQYPIFNAVLDEENEVIRLLDEHHIGIATDTQEGLIVPVVQNVEKKSLKQLHTEMKALTKKAIENALTINEVKGSTFTISNVGPLGGSIGATPIINHPEVALLSFHKTKKMPIVNKKDEIVIRSMMNISMSFDHRVVDGATAVKFTNHFAKLIENPTFMLLELV, via the coding sequence ATGGTTGAAGTAAAGCTTCATGATATTGGTGAGGGAATGACTGAAGCGGATATTACTCACTTTTTTGTAAAAGTGGGTGATGTAGTTAAGGCTGATGAGCCAGTTGTTGAAGTACAAACTGATAAGATGGTAGCAGAGATACCAGCACCAAAATCAGGTATTGTGAAGGAAATTGTTGTGGGTACTGGAGAAACAATTGCAGTTGGGACAACGGTTATGATTATTGAGGATGAGAATACTACCATTGTTCAGACTTATAAAGAGACACCTAGGAATCTACAAGCTAGTAATACCAAGTCGAAACGGGTTTTAGCATCACCCTATACGAGGAAGATTGCTAGAGAAAATGGTGTCAATATTGATTTAGTAATTGGAACAGGCCCAGGTGGCAGAATTACGGATGAAGATGTCTATATGCAAATCAAGGCAGAGTCCAAGGTTCAATCAATTGTCGTACCGGCTGAGAAATCAGAATCAAAGGATAGTCAACAGACTACTAGTTCAACGATTCCATTTAGGGGAAGAAGAAAACAAATCGGAAATAAAATGCAGCAATCACTCGTCACGATTCCTCACTGCACACATTTTGAGGAAGTTGATGTAACAGAATTAATCCATATACGAGAACAGTTGAAGGAAGAAGATATTCGGATTTCTGCAAATGCTTTTTTCTTAAAAGCCCTCTCCCTTTCGCTAAAACAATACCCGATATTCAATGCTGTACTAGATGAAGAAAATGAAGTGATTCGTCTACTTGATGAGCATCATATTGGCATCGCAACAGATACTCAAGAAGGATTAATTGTACCTGTCGTTCAAAACGTTGAGAAGAAAAGTCTCAAACAGTTACATACGGAGATGAAGGCGTTAACAAAAAAGGCAATTGAAAATGCGTTAACAATTAATGAAGTAAAAGGAAGTACATTTACAATTAGTAATGTTGGTCCACTAGGTGGTTCAATAGGGGCAACTCCCATAATCAATCATCCTGAAGTAGCATTATTATCGTTTCACAAGACGAAAAAGATGCCAATTGTAAATAAAAAGGATGAGATTGTTATACGTTCAATGATGAATATATCCATGTCCTTTGACCATCGAGTTGTTGATGGAGCAACGGCAGTGAAATTTACGAATCATTTTGCAAAGTTAATAGAAAATCCTACCTTTATGTTGCTGGAGTTGGTGTAA
- the lpdA gene encoding dihydrolipoyl dehydrogenase gives MVVGELAQERDVVILGGGPGGYHAAIRASQLGLSVTLVEKTNLGGVCLNEGCIPSKVFTTSAKKYSELRDMHEFGIELEQFNMNLLQLHQYKEKVIMQLRKGVEALCKANKVEVVSGTGYFISEEKIGVESGHQFDVYKFKNAIIATGAMLNKNDIPHSNRVLDERTIYSLNEVPDHLIVYGSDYISIEVAMTFQQLGAKVSFCLPEEDFQLDFSINRELSRLLKKSKIKLYKGNRLRGISEDQDLIQMTIEMKNGEVTLEGSHCFISHEKKPNVEELGINRLSIQCNQEGFIITNTKCQTSLPHILAIGDVTSSDKLAVIAIKQGKVAAEVIAGINSELDEFHIPTVIHANPPIAYVGLTEEQAKKEYEEIRVSQAPLQSNGFASVVGQRDGFVKVISDAKSEMIVGIHMIGYGAIELLSTSTIGMEMAAREEDFSFPYYAHPSINESLLESVEGLKGKAVHLPPKPKSKEFV, from the coding sequence ATGGTTGTAGGGGAATTAGCACAAGAACGAGACGTTGTCATTTTAGGTGGTGGACCTGGTGGCTACCATGCAGCCATTCGTGCATCGCAACTAGGTTTATCTGTAACGCTAGTTGAAAAGACGAATTTAGGTGGTGTTTGCCTAAATGAAGGATGCATCCCTTCAAAAGTATTTACGACCAGCGCAAAGAAATATAGCGAATTACGTGACATGCACGAGTTTGGAATCGAGTTAGAACAATTTAATATGAACTTATTACAGCTTCACCAATATAAAGAAAAAGTGATCATGCAGCTACGTAAAGGTGTAGAAGCACTTTGTAAGGCTAATAAGGTAGAGGTTGTAAGTGGAACTGGCTATTTTATATCAGAGGAAAAAATTGGTGTAGAGTCTGGTCATCAATTTGATGTGTATAAGTTCAAAAACGCAATTATTGCAACTGGGGCTATGTTAAACAAAAACGATATACCCCATTCAAACCGAGTATTAGACGAAAGAACGATTTACTCTCTAAATGAAGTACCTGACCACTTGATCGTATATGGTTCGGACTACATATCTATTGAAGTTGCGATGACCTTTCAACAATTGGGAGCGAAAGTATCTTTTTGTCTACCGGAAGAAGATTTTCAATTAGATTTTTCAATCAACCGTGAATTATCACGTTTATTGAAAAAATCAAAAATTAAATTATATAAAGGTAATAGACTACGGGGCATATCAGAAGATCAAGACCTTATACAAATGACAATAGAAATGAAAAATGGTGAAGTTACACTTGAAGGCTCTCATTGTTTCATTAGTCATGAAAAAAAACCAAATGTAGAAGAACTTGGAATTAATCGATTATCTATTCAATGTAATCAGGAAGGATTTATTATTACCAATACAAAATGCCAAACATCCCTGCCACATATTCTGGCAATTGGTGATGTTACATCGTCCGACAAACTTGCAGTCATAGCCATTAAACAAGGTAAGGTAGCTGCAGAAGTGATTGCAGGAATAAATAGTGAACTTGATGAGTTTCATATCCCTACTGTTATACATGCTAATCCACCAATTGCCTATGTTGGCTTAACAGAAGAACAAGCGAAGAAAGAGTATGAAGAGATTAGAGTTTCACAAGCTCCTCTTCAATCAAATGGGTTTGCTAGTGTGGTTGGACAAAGAGATGGTTTTGTTAAAGTAATATCAGATGCAAAAAGTGAAATGATCGTTGGAATTCATATGATAGGTTACGGTGCAATTGAATTATTATCAACTAGTACGATTGGCATGGAGATGGCAGCACGTGAGGAAGACTTCTCATTCCCCTATTATGCACACCCTAGTATAAATGAAAGTTTACTAGAATCTGTGGAAGGTTTAAAGGGGAAGGCAGTTCATCTACCACCAAAACCGAAATCAAAAGAATTCGTTTAG